The nucleotide sequence CAGTTTAGGGTTTCTGAAATGTCAAGTTTTCACCACGCTCGTAATTTAGTTGACCTAATTTTGAGAAAGAAAATGCACGGAAGAAAATGTGTTCTGTAAATCGATACGGGCATGATATTATACCATATCGGACCTGACGTGGGCCCGATATGGAAATATCAGGACCAGCGATGGGCGTGATATTTTCCCATATCATGCCCATGCTTGATATTTTCTCCTATTAGACCCACTAAAAAAGGTAAATATGGTGTCAAGCCTAGGTTATAACCATTGCAACATCGTCCACGAGAAATGGGTGTGTCCggggtctctaggtccatcagtgggtttcggtcaaaacccactgatggacctagagaactccgattgcacccatttcagtttctatggattcctggtgttacaaggagttcaaatatgctgtccattgtttattttgacttttaaaaggtgttaaaatagcaaaagaaaaaatcagcaaaaaagctccacgttaggcctgatatggaatcatatcaggtcatatcaggcccaacgtgggcctgatatgatccatatcaggcccaacgtgggcctgatatggaaccatatcaggcccacattgggcctgatatgatttttcCTTGAGCTTCATACAATGTAGAGAAATTAATTTGATGATAGAAAACCAAGAGTTCTGTTAGTCCTATGATTTAATTATCTTTTTCTCAAGCATATTGTGCAAATTGATTCTCTGTTCCTCTGAACATTGTTTTATCAGTATATTGCAATATCTGCTAATACCTTTGCCTTAATACTGCATCATATTTTCTGTATTCTCAACATTACCCTCATGATTCACATTACAGATCATCCTTGGCTGCAGAATGCCAATAAGGCACCCAATGTAAATCTTGGTGAAACTGTTCGAGCAAGACTCCAGCAATTTTCAATgatgaataaatttaaaaagaaagctCTTAGGGTGAGAATATTTTCTTTCATGATTTCTTTCTGTGTGAATGCTTGACATTTGTCCAGCTGATTATTCCAAGACACACCTAGTATTATTATGTTCATTCTAAAACTATGTTAATGCAGGTGATAGCTGAACACTTGTCTGTGGAGGAGATTGCCGACATAAAGGAAATGTTTGAGAATATGGATATCAACAAAAAAGGGCAGATAAATTTTGATGAGTTAAAGTATGGTTTGCGCAAGCTCGGACACCAGGTTGCTGATTCAGATGCCAAAGCATTATTGGAAGCAGTAAGTTATTGCTGAAGAtgcaatctttttttttaaagtaaaaaaaattgactgTGGGTTATGGCAATCACACCATTTCCATTGGCATTACACAATTATGGGGTGACAAGAGAAAACAAACACAAAGAATTAGGCACAAATTCAAGCCACAACCCTACTAGATCCATCAAGAAATTCATCAAGAGTTGCTGACCAAACAAGATCCAAAGATGGACCTATCAGCAATATACTGATAAAACAATGTTCATAGGAACAGAGAATCAATTTGCACAACATGCTTGAGAAAAAGACAATTAAATCATAGGACTAACAGAACTCTTGGTTTTCTATCATCAAATTAATTTCTATACATTGTATGAAGCTCAAGGAAAAATCATATCAGAtccacattaggcctgatatggaaccatatcaggcccaacgtgggcctgatatgatttcatatcaggcctaacgttgagcctttttgctgattttttcttctgctattttaacatcttttaaaagtcaaaataaataatggatagcatatttgaactccttgtaacaccaggaatccatagaaactgaaatgggtgcaatcggagcactgatggacctagagagatctgattgcacccatttcagtttctatggattcctggtgttacaaggagttcaaatatgctatccattgtttattttgacttttataaggtgttaaaatgggagaagaaaaaatcagcaaaaaggctccacgttaggcctaatatggaatcatatcaggcccacgttgggcctgatatggaacgatttggagcctttttgctgattttttcttctactattttaacaccttttaaaagtcaaaataaacaatggatagcatatttgaactccttgtaacaccagaaatccatagaaactgaaatgggtgcaatcggagctctctaggtccatcagtgggttttgaccgaaactcactaatggacctagagatctcagattatacccatttcagttcctgtggattcctgatgttgcaaggagtttaactatgctatccattgtttattttaacttttctaaatgtattaaaatgttatcaaaaaaataactaaatcttACATTTCGTTGATGAAAGAGGtaataggaaagagaagagagagaaaaggaaaacgaaaaaaaaaaggtttaatttgtcagaaggataaaaagggaagtgcacttgaaaaaATGCGCCCTTTAGTAAAAACTAAAGTAACATACGTCTTTTGGTCAATTAAGATATTTAAGTGCGTGATTTGGTAAATTGTCGTTCTTTAACtatcttattatttaaatatttaaaattttataataaaatattttaccaactaaatatttataaatCTCACCCATCACATATTTCATTCTTAAATATCACAAACTTCACAATTAAATATCTCATCAACTAAATATTTATGATCACACAACTATTTTATTAACTTgcatctaattttttattttttttcaaaagtcaaaaaaaactttaattgaattttaaaaaataaaaaaaataaaagaaatgataGTCTACTTTTCGGCGGACCCTAAAAAAAATTACCAGACATAAATTTATGCTTGATGATTTTTAATCATCCCATAAAATATTCTCTTCAATGAGATATATTTAAGAGGGggatatttggagaaatatcCCTTTCAAATACTCCCATTGGAAATGATCTAAGAAATGATGCTCAAAGAGAATGAGAAGTATGAGTCAGCGTATTCCAtatgaaataaaaaagaaaaaaatataaattattatgaTCCAAAAGTCAACGTATCCCATatggaataaaaaagaaaaaaatataaattattatgaTCCGAACATAACATAAAGAGAATGGTTGTTTCCTCCGAACCTAACCTAAAGAGAATCATcacttctcccttctcctccacccACGTCCACAGGAACTCCTCCACGGACGCACAAAGCAAAGAAGCAATGCCACAAAGCTCCTCCACCTCGCCGCTTCTCCCTTATCCTCCATAGACGCACGAAACAGAGAAGCGACGTTGTGAAGCTCCTCCACCTCACCACTTCTCTCTTATCCTCCATAGGTGCACGAAACATAGAAGCGACGTTGTGAAGCTCCTCCACCTCACCgcttctcccttctcctccacctcactgcttctcccttctcctccatgGGTGCACGAAGCAAAGAAGTGATGTCGCAAATTAAAGCTACTCCACCTCGCCgcttctcccttctcctccacctcatcgcttctcccttctcctccacccACGACCACGGGAACTCCACGAGAACATGAAGCAGAGAAGCGAGGCCATGAAAGTCCTCCGCGGCCTAAGCCCTAAAACTCCTCCACCAACAAAACTCCTCCACGGTAATTTTGTTTGTATGATATTGAAATGGGAATATGGGATGATTAAGCTATATATGAGATTATTGACTTAGGCTTTGAACTTAATGTGACTCATATCACTAATGTTAAGCTTTTGTGTGAAATGTGATGCATAATAAGCACATAATATGCTTGATAAGACTCATATCACTAATGTTGGCTAACAACGGTTGCCAAGCAAATATGTTTGTTATGTTCTCATCTTCCGTTTTTTTTCTAATGATGTTCTTAAACATTTCTTTGTGATATTGTTTATTTATGTTTGCGAATAACTATTTTGTTTGAATTTAGGTTGTAAAATTGTTGTGAAGCAAGAATTATTAATTGAGGATGATGTGCAAGTGTTAGATGATTCTTCAAGCTCAAATGCAGTTGATACTCCATAAGTTGGTATGTATTTTCATATGAAGAAGAAATTTGTGATTTTTACAAATCCTATGTCCAAGGTCTTGattttagtatttcaaaattgggTTCCAAAAAAAGAGATGATGACCAAATGAAGTATTTTTCGTTTGGATGTTCTAAAAATGGTAAGACCATTCCTAGAGTGAAAAAATCCTTTTATACTAGACCTTATAGCAAAACGGattgcaaaataaaaaaattaatattacagTTCAAAATGATGAGTTATATGTCATTCCTAGTATTCAACTAAAACACAATTATGCATTAAGTCCAATGTAGTCAAGACAATTTAGATATAATAAAATGTTAGATTCTCAAACTAAAAGGAAATTAGAGTTGAATGATCAAACAGGAATAACTTTGAGTAAGAGTTTTCAATCATTTGTTGTTGAAGCTGGTGGCTATACAAATTTATCATTTGATGATAGAAAGTGTAGAAATTATGTGGCTGGAACATGGAGATTAAGACTTAGGAATGGTGATGGAGAAGTCTTGAATAATTACTTTTGTCGTATGCAAAGTAGAAATTCAAATTTCTTGTATGTGACTGACGTAGATAAAGATTCTCGTATAAGAAATATATTTTAGGCTGATACAAGATGTAGGGCTGCATGTGATTCTTTTTCTGATGTCGTTACATGTGATACTACATATTTTACTAATAATTATGATATGACATTTGCTCTGTTTGTTGAAGTAAATCATCATGGTGAATCCATATTACTTGGTTGTAGTTTGATATCTAAAGAAGATTCGGAAACTTTGATTTGGTTATTTAAATCATGGTTAACATGCATGAGAGGACAAGTTCCATGAGCTATTATTACGGATCAATGCAAAGTCATagaaattacaattcttgagGTATTTATGGACTCTCATCATCATTTGTCTTTGGCATATTATGAAaaaactgttggagcaatcccaatggttcgtgggaccatgtattttggtgtttgggcaaaggatttaagttaggtttacccttgttatttgatatgtgtacttgagttgtgcaggactgcaggtgacacatgtgactcaggttgacggcttcgggtccggtgaaggatggggcatccgaggg is from Zingiber officinale cultivar Zhangliang chromosome 7B, Zo_v1.1, whole genome shotgun sequence and encodes:
- the LOC122007399 gene encoding calcium-dependent protein kinase 20-like; protein product: MQTSSAADLRMTCKFFEGYIAISANTFALILHHIFCILNITLMIHITDHPWLQNANKAPNVNLGETVRARLQQFSMMNKFKKKALRVIAEHLSVEEIADIKEMFENMDINKKGQINFDELKYGLRKLGHQVADSDAKALLEAVSYC